A single region of the Blastocatellia bacterium genome encodes:
- the cas2 gene encoding CRISPR-associated endonuclease Cas2 — protein sequence MPIKRIMFYIISYDIADDKRRVEVAKTLEGFGSRVQYSVFECLLTQDQFDVLMRRLSALIDQTTDSLRSYRLCNACVDEIVLKGRGEVTQDEDVYVY from the coding sequence ATGCCGATCAAACGCATCATGTTCTACATTATCAGCTACGACATCGCCGACGACAAACGCCGCGTGGAAGTAGCCAAAACATTAGAAGGCTTCGGGTCCCGCGTGCAGTACAGCGTATTTGAGTGCCTGTTGACTCAGGATCAATTCGACGTGCTCATGCGCCGGCTCTCGGCACTAATTGACCAGACGACGGATTCACTCCGCTCCTATCGGCTCTGCAACGCCTGCGTGGACGAAATTGTGCTCAAGGGCCGCGGCGAGGTTACCCAGGATGAAGATGTCTACGTCTATTGA
- the cas1 gene encoding CRISPR-associated endonuclease Cas1, which produces MTTLYLTEQGSTLQRQNERLIIKNGDGTVNEIPLIKVDRVVVLGRVHLTTGAINTLLSNGIDTTFLSSRGQLRGRLTALESKNAPLRLKQYERASDPSFCYEVARRIVRSKITSSLRVVMRYERNHPEADFQAQMRELERTLLSGLRAETLDGLRGIEGHAAAIYFATYGQMFRGPLRFHKRSRRPPLDPVNAVLSFGYTLLTAEAIGIVSAVGFDPYIGFFHAMEYGRCSLALDLIEEFRAAIIDRMALTLFNNQILTPEDFHAVETGGIWLNEQGRKRFLAEYDRTMARKFVSRHTGHQTTFRRLMLNQAERLARTVQFNEPYEPYEAEH; this is translated from the coding sequence GCGGCTGATCATCAAAAACGGTGATGGCACAGTCAATGAGATTCCGCTTATCAAAGTTGACCGTGTTGTTGTGCTGGGTCGCGTCCATTTGACCACAGGCGCGATCAATACGCTGCTCAGTAACGGCATTGACACCACGTTCTTGAGCAGCCGCGGCCAACTGCGCGGGCGGCTGACGGCGCTCGAATCGAAAAATGCCCCATTACGCCTGAAACAATACGAACGCGCTTCTGACCCTTCGTTCTGCTATGAGGTGGCTCGTCGTATTGTCCGTTCCAAGATCACCAGCAGCTTGCGCGTGGTCATGCGCTACGAGCGCAACCATCCTGAAGCCGATTTTCAAGCCCAGATGCGCGAACTGGAGCGCACCTTGCTCTCCGGCCTGCGCGCTGAAACGCTTGATGGATTGCGCGGCATCGAAGGCCACGCCGCCGCCATTTACTTTGCCACCTACGGCCAAATGTTTCGCGGCCCACTCCGCTTCCATAAGCGCAGCCGCCGCCCACCGCTGGACCCGGTCAACGCCGTCCTCTCGTTCGGCTACACGTTGCTCACAGCGGAAGCTATCGGCATCGTCTCAGCCGTTGGCTTTGATCCCTATATCGGTTTCTTTCACGCGATGGAGTATGGCCGTTGCTCGCTGGCGCTGGACCTGATCGAAGAGTTTCGCGCCGCCATCATTGATCGAATGGCTCTGACCTTGTTCAATAACCAAATCCTGACGCCGGAAGACTTCCATGCTGTCGAAACCGGCGGCATCTGGCTTAATGAACAAGGGCGAAAGCGCTTCCTCGCCGAATACGACCGCACCATGGCTCGTAAGTTCGTCAGCCGTCATACCGGCCATCAAACCACCTTTCGCCGCTTGATGCTCAATCAAGCTGAGCGATTGGCCCGTACCGTGCAATTTAACGAACCCTACGAGCCTTACGAGGCTGAACATTAA